A single genomic interval of Trinickia acidisoli harbors:
- the mdcA gene encoding malonate decarboxylase subunit alpha, translating to MTSAAEAPVQRTWTTLRDEKARRLAVVSPWLEDGILPSERIVDALEALIRPGDRVALEGDNQKQADFLSRALARVDPETVNGVHLLISSISRPEHLTLFERGIARKVDFSFAGPQSLRVAQLLEDGLLEIGAIYTYVELYARMFVDLTPQVALLCAEKADRHGNLYTGPNTEDTPTIAEAAAFRHGIVIVQVNEVVDTLPRVDIPGSWVDVVVQADRPFAVEPLFTRDPRHIGDLQVLTAMMVIRGIYEQYGVTSLNHGIGFDTAAIELILPTYGAELGLKGKICRNWTLNPHPTLIPAIESGWVDSVHCFGSEVGMQAYVAARPDVFFTGRDGSLRSNRVLCQLAGQYGVDLFIGSTLQIDVDANSSTVTRGRLAGFGGAPNMGHDPHGRRHASEAWLKLLKQTDGPVARGRKLVVQLAETYKKGGEPTFVDELDAIAVGNKNAMPIAPVMIYGDDVSHVVTEEGIAYLHKAEGIEERRAALAAVAGVTSIGLRAKPERTAELRRRGIVAYPEDLGIRRAQAKRSLLAARSIDDLVAWSGGLYAPPARFRSW from the coding sequence ATGACATCCGCAGCCGAAGCACCGGTCCAGCGCACGTGGACCACTCTGCGCGACGAAAAAGCACGGCGGCTCGCCGTCGTTTCGCCGTGGCTCGAAGACGGCATCTTGCCGTCGGAACGCATCGTCGATGCACTCGAAGCGCTGATTCGTCCGGGCGACCGCGTCGCATTGGAAGGCGACAATCAAAAGCAAGCCGATTTCTTGTCGCGCGCGCTGGCACGCGTCGATCCCGAGACCGTCAACGGCGTCCATTTGTTGATCTCCAGCATTAGCCGCCCGGAACATTTGACGCTATTCGAGCGCGGCATCGCACGCAAGGTCGATTTCTCGTTCGCGGGTCCGCAAAGCCTGCGGGTCGCGCAACTGCTCGAAGACGGTCTGCTCGAGATCGGCGCGATCTACACCTACGTCGAACTCTACGCGCGCATGTTCGTCGACCTAACGCCGCAAGTCGCGCTGCTGTGTGCGGAGAAAGCCGATCGCCATGGCAATCTCTATACCGGCCCGAACACGGAAGACACCCCCACGATCGCCGAAGCGGCGGCATTCCGGCACGGTATCGTCATCGTCCAGGTCAACGAGGTCGTCGACACGCTGCCGCGCGTCGACATTCCGGGCTCGTGGGTGGACGTGGTCGTGCAGGCCGACCGGCCGTTCGCCGTCGAGCCGCTGTTCACGCGCGATCCGCGTCACATCGGCGATTTGCAGGTGCTCACCGCGATGATGGTCATTCGCGGCATTTACGAACAATACGGTGTCACGTCGCTCAATCACGGCATCGGCTTCGATACGGCCGCCATCGAACTGATTCTGCCGACGTATGGCGCCGAGCTCGGCTTGAAAGGGAAGATCTGCCGCAACTGGACGCTCAACCCTCATCCCACGCTGATCCCCGCGATCGAATCGGGATGGGTCGACAGCGTCCATTGCTTCGGCAGCGAAGTGGGCATGCAAGCCTATGTTGCCGCGCGTCCCGACGTCTTCTTCACGGGGCGAGACGGCAGCCTGCGTTCGAACCGCGTGCTGTGCCAGTTGGCCGGCCAGTACGGCGTCGATCTATTCATCGGCTCGACGCTGCAAATCGATGTCGATGCGAATTCGTCCACCGTGACGCGCGGGCGCCTCGCCGGCTTCGGCGGTGCACCCAACATGGGCCACGATCCGCACGGACGCCGCCACGCGAGCGAGGCATGGCTCAAGCTGCTGAAGCAAACCGACGGCCCCGTCGCGCGCGGCCGTAAGCTCGTCGTCCAACTGGCGGAGACGTACAAGAAAGGCGGCGAGCCCACGTTCGTCGACGAACTCGACGCGATTGCCGTCGGCAACAAAAACGCCATGCCGATTGCGCCCGTGATGATCTACGGCGACGACGTCAGCCATGTCGTGACCGAGGAAGGCATTGCCTATCTGCACAAGGCGGAAGGCATCGAAGAGCGGCGCGCGGCGCTTGCCGCCGTGGCCGGCGTCACGTCGATCGGGTTGCGAGCGAAGCCCGAGCGCACGGCCGAGCTCAGGCGTCGCGGCATCGTCGCCTACCCTGAAGACCTCGGCATTCGGCGCGCTCAAGCCAAGCGCTCGCTGCTGGCTGCTCGCAGCATCGACGATCTCGTCGCATGGTCGGGCGGGCTCTATGCGCCGCCGGCCCGCTTCCGGAGCTGGTGA
- a CDS encoding HalD/BesD family halogenase, which produces MGVAVNARVDDANPPARAGQAAMAPIDCALDAVTRRLDQQRLREQFVEQGAFLYLDAFLPSDVTAGLADSARALVPAVNRNYLPGHKQGGSVSRHTIDRLAPRIAELYRSRALIEWLERITGDRLLPSPDDDPHAYALYYYTREGDHIGWHYDTSYYEGRRYTLLIGVIDDTSCRLDYELHTRTPGATVVAGSIQYPPGAIVLFDGDKLRHRITPSKAGEMRVSLTFEYVTDARMRPWRRFVSNMKDAIAYFGFRQVFRLRGASLPGKDTA; this is translated from the coding sequence ATGGGTGTCGCGGTGAATGCACGCGTGGACGATGCGAACCCACCGGCTCGCGCGGGGCAGGCAGCGATGGCGCCGATCGACTGCGCGCTGGATGCGGTGACACGGCGCCTCGATCAGCAACGACTACGCGAGCAGTTCGTCGAGCAAGGCGCATTCCTTTATCTCGACGCCTTTCTGCCCAGCGACGTCACGGCCGGGCTCGCGGATAGCGCGCGAGCACTCGTGCCGGCGGTCAATCGAAATTACTTGCCCGGCCATAAGCAAGGCGGCAGCGTCAGCCGTCATACGATCGATCGGCTCGCGCCGCGGATCGCCGAACTCTATCGCTCGCGCGCGCTTATCGAGTGGCTCGAGCGCATCACGGGCGATAGGCTGCTGCCCTCGCCCGACGACGATCCGCACGCCTATGCGCTCTATTACTACACGCGCGAAGGCGATCATATCGGCTGGCATTACGACACCTCGTATTACGAGGGCCGACGCTATACGCTGCTGATCGGCGTCATCGACGATACGTCGTGCCGCCTCGACTACGAACTCCATACCCGCACGCCGGGCGCGACGGTGGTGGCCGGCTCGATCCAGTATCCGCCCGGTGCGATCGTGCTATTTGACGGCGACAAGCTGCGTCATCGGATCACGCCCTCGAAAGCGGGCGAAATGCGCGTGTCCTTGACGTTCGAGTACGTGACCGACGCGCGCATGCGGCCGTGGCGCCGCTTCGTTTCGAACATGAAAGACGCCATCGCCTATTTCGGCTTTCGGCAAGTGTTTCGCTTGCGCGGCGCCTCGCTCCCCGGCAAGGACACCGCATGA
- a CDS encoding malonate decarboxylase subunit delta, translated as MEHLTFDFPARRTVAARAHVGVVGSGDLEVLLAPNDAMQARVVVNTSVDGYAHIWKSVLDRFFTRYDGAASIEINDFGATPGVVALRLAEAVEAVEGGQGENA; from the coding sequence ATGGAGCATCTGACATTCGATTTCCCGGCGCGCCGCACGGTTGCCGCGCGCGCACACGTGGGCGTGGTCGGCTCGGGCGATCTCGAAGTGCTGCTCGCGCCGAACGATGCGATGCAAGCGCGCGTCGTCGTCAATACGAGCGTCGACGGTTACGCGCACATTTGGAAGAGCGTGCTCGATCGGTTCTTCACTCGATATGACGGGGCGGCGTCGATCGAAATCAACGATTTCGGCGCGACACCGGGCGTCGTCGCGCTGCGGCTCGCCGAAGCCGTCGAGGCCGTGGAAGGCGGGCAAGGAGAAAATGCATGA
- the mdcH gene encoding malonate decarboxylase subunit epsilon yields the protein MLALLYPGQGAQSAGFLHRLPPHPIVASTIAEASDVLALDVTALDSSDALRSSVAVQIALVVAGVAIARRLADAGIEAQLHAGLSVGAYAAAVGCDAIAFADALRMVKMRAELMERAYPRGYGLSAIEGLTEAQVEALIDSAAAALAARVYVANVNAPRQIVVAGSDQALEAFNQRATASGASRATRLAVSVPSHCELLREASEALVAYAADVTFRIPTQIYIGNRRSRALHKGEDIRDDLATNMRYTVRWFDALTTIVERGATLLVEAPPGHVLTTIARAAYPEVAALAAAAFTGDRLVDVVGRRVTDGD from the coding sequence ATGCTCGCGCTGCTCTATCCCGGCCAAGGTGCGCAAAGCGCGGGCTTTCTGCATCGACTGCCGCCCCATCCTATCGTCGCGTCGACGATCGCGGAAGCCTCGGACGTTTTGGCGCTCGACGTCACCGCGCTAGATTCGAGCGATGCGCTGCGCTCGAGCGTCGCGGTTCAGATCGCCCTCGTCGTGGCCGGTGTAGCAATTGCACGGCGTCTCGCCGATGCCGGCATCGAGGCGCAACTGCACGCGGGTCTATCGGTCGGTGCCTATGCTGCCGCCGTGGGCTGCGACGCCATTGCGTTCGCCGATGCGCTGCGGATGGTGAAGATGCGCGCCGAGTTGATGGAGCGAGCCTATCCGCGCGGATACGGCCTCTCCGCCATCGAGGGCTTGACCGAGGCGCAAGTCGAGGCGCTGATCGATTCGGCGGCTGCGGCACTGGCGGCTCGCGTGTATGTCGCCAACGTCAATGCGCCACGGCAAATCGTCGTCGCCGGCTCCGATCAGGCGCTCGAAGCGTTCAACCAACGCGCCACCGCGAGCGGTGCGAGTCGTGCCACACGGCTCGCCGTCAGCGTTCCGTCGCACTGCGAACTATTGCGTGAGGCATCGGAAGCGCTCGTAGCGTATGCCGCCGATGTAACGTTTAGGATACCTACGCAAATATACATCGGCAATCGGCGCTCTCGCGCGCTGCATAAAGGCGAAGATATCCGCGACGACCTGGCCACCAATATGCGCTATACGGTGCGATGGTTCGACGCGCTGACGACGATCGTCGAACGCGGAGCAACGTTGCTTGTCGAGGCGCCGCCGGGGCATGTGCTGACCACCATTGCACGCGCAGCCTATCCCGAGGTCGCCGCACTTGCGGCGGCCGCGTTCACCGGCGATCGGCTCGTCGACGTCGTGGGCCGGCGCGTGACGGATGGGGATTAG
- a CDS encoding biotin-independent malonate decarboxylase subunit beta — MSTVDSLAAPAFVARESFIELTARQRAQRLLDNGTFRELLGPFDRITSPWLPLQGIVCQADDGAVIARGAIDGEAAVVMAIESAFQGGSIGEVSGSKIAATLELARRDCERGKIVRPVIVFETGGVRLQEANLGLAVIAEIQAAIVALRRHVPVVGVIAGMVGCFGGMSLAAALCSRLIMTRQGRLGMNGPEVIEQEAGIDELDSSDRRRIWQLIGGEQRVASGLADYLVDDDVDAIGSAVRAAFDAGVPSIHRSEAVDRYLSLLAQVDPATVSPGDMRALFGDLVIAKES, encoded by the coding sequence ATGAGCACCGTCGATTCCCTCGCCGCGCCGGCCTTCGTCGCACGTGAGAGCTTCATCGAACTCACGGCGCGCCAGCGCGCGCAGCGTCTGCTCGACAATGGGACATTCCGCGAATTGCTCGGCCCGTTCGATCGGATCACATCGCCGTGGCTGCCGTTGCAAGGGATCGTCTGCCAGGCCGACGACGGCGCGGTGATCGCGCGCGGCGCGATCGACGGCGAGGCCGCGGTCGTCATGGCGATCGAGTCGGCCTTTCAAGGCGGAAGCATCGGCGAAGTATCGGGCAGCAAGATCGCCGCGACCCTCGAGCTCGCACGGCGAGACTGCGAGCGCGGCAAGATCGTTCGCCCCGTCATCGTCTTCGAAACGGGCGGCGTTCGATTGCAGGAAGCGAATCTCGGTCTTGCCGTGATCGCTGAAATACAAGCGGCGATCGTCGCGCTGCGACGGCACGTGCCCGTTGTCGGCGTCATCGCCGGCATGGTCGGATGCTTCGGCGGCATGTCGCTCGCGGCAGCGCTCTGCTCGCGCTTGATCATGACACGGCAAGGGCGGCTTGGCATGAACGGCCCCGAAGTGATCGAACAGGAGGCCGGCATCGACGAGCTCGACTCGAGCGACCGGCGGCGCATTTGGCAGTTGATCGGCGGCGAACAGCGGGTCGCATCGGGGCTCGCCGATTATCTCGTCGACGACGACGTCGACGCGATCGGGTCAGCCGTACGAGCAGCCTTCGACGCGGGTGTCCCCTCAATCCATCGATCGGAAGCCGTCGATCGCTACCTGTCACTGCTCGCGCAGGTCGATCCCGCAACCGTTTCGCCCGGCGACATGCGAGCCCTGTTCGGTGACCTCGTGATCGCTAAGGAGTCCTAA
- a CDS encoding triphosphoribosyl-dephospho-CoA synthase, with the protein MPARAVRRTHRVERDIAAPHDDIAMRLARFATDALIEEAHVTPKPALVDRRGSGAHRDLSVAVMERSAYSLEPTFAALARASRGKRPSAALRTDLAAIGRAGETVMMRATQGSNAHRGAIWIIGLLVAGATIYGELAQGRPRFADAICCIGAQIACFPDHGAPLIESNGARVRERYGVGGARREAQEGFPHILHAGLPALHAARRCGIAENAARIDALLAIMTTLDDTCLLHRAGPPALAAAKDGAREILTLGGSSTLSGRAAFDRLEARLLALNASPGGAADLLAATLFIDRLAPPSANGGSQTWSI; encoded by the coding sequence ATGCCTGCCCGAGCCGTTCGTCGAACGCATCGCGTCGAGCGCGACATTGCGGCGCCGCATGACGACATCGCCATGCGGCTCGCGCGCTTCGCCACCGATGCGCTGATCGAAGAAGCGCACGTCACGCCCAAACCCGCGCTCGTCGATCGGCGCGGCAGCGGAGCGCATCGCGATTTGAGCGTTGCCGTGATGGAACGATCCGCGTATTCGCTCGAACCCACGTTCGCCGCGCTCGCGCGCGCATCGCGAGGCAAACGGCCCTCGGCCGCATTGCGCACCGACCTGGCCGCCATCGGCCGTGCCGGTGAAACCGTGATGATGCGCGCGACGCAAGGCAGCAACGCACACCGAGGCGCAATCTGGATTATCGGTCTATTGGTTGCGGGTGCAACTATTTACGGCGAGCTCGCGCAGGGGCGGCCGCGCTTTGCCGATGCGATCTGCTGCATCGGCGCGCAAATCGCCTGCTTTCCCGATCACGGCGCTCCGCTCATCGAGAGCAACGGCGCACGCGTGCGTGAACGCTACGGTGTCGGCGGAGCGCGACGCGAAGCGCAGGAGGGGTTCCCGCACATACTGCACGCCGGTCTACCTGCGTTGCACGCGGCGCGACGCTGCGGCATCGCCGAGAACGCCGCGCGAATCGACGCGCTACTCGCAATCATGACGACGCTCGACGACACTTGCCTACTGCATCGCGCCGGCCCGCCCGCGCTGGCGGCGGCAAAGGACGGCGCACGCGAGATACTGACGCTGGGCGGCAGTTCCACACTGAGCGGGCGCGCCGCATTCGACCGGCTCGAAGCGCGTCTGCTCGCACTCAATGCTTCGCCGGGCGGCGCTGCCGATCTGCTCGCCGCAACGCTTTTCATCGACAGGCTGGCGCCGCCGAGCGCCAATGGGGGATCACAAACATGGAGCATCTGA
- the mdcE gene encoding biotin-independent malonate decarboxylase subunit gamma, whose product MNDTISPSRGERWLQLLAGQSASPAPVRYADALLGDESARYIAVVPDPENRFPRACENVVGLEQGWRLARAVRDVVDADAHAQRRRPIVAIVDVKSQAYGYREEMLGIHLACAAAVDAYACARLAGHPVVALIVGPAMSGAFLAHGYQANRILALAAPGTMVHAMGKEAAARVTRRCVEALDALGETITPMSYSLAAFAKLGLLDRLIEGVDADAPTDEQIATVRRALTEAAASARTGSRELSRRLDSDTARTTRAASIEVRRRLAMQWDAVDG is encoded by the coding sequence ATGAACGACACGATCTCCCCCTCCCGCGGCGAGCGATGGCTCCAACTTCTCGCGGGCCAGTCGGCAAGTCCGGCCCCCGTGCGCTACGCCGATGCCCTGCTCGGCGATGAATCGGCCCGCTATATTGCCGTCGTGCCCGATCCAGAGAACCGCTTTCCGCGCGCATGCGAAAACGTCGTCGGCCTCGAGCAGGGATGGCGCTTGGCACGTGCGGTGCGCGACGTCGTGGATGCCGATGCGCATGCGCAACGGCGCCGGCCGATCGTCGCGATCGTCGACGTCAAAAGTCAGGCGTACGGGTATCGCGAGGAAATGCTCGGCATTCATCTCGCCTGCGCGGCGGCGGTCGACGCCTACGCTTGTGCGCGGCTCGCCGGACACCCGGTCGTCGCCTTGATCGTCGGGCCGGCGATGTCGGGTGCCTTTCTCGCGCACGGCTACCAGGCCAATCGCATCCTCGCGCTCGCCGCGCCGGGTACGATGGTGCATGCCATGGGCAAGGAAGCGGCCGCACGCGTGACGCGCCGCTGCGTCGAGGCACTCGATGCATTGGGCGAGACGATTACGCCGATGTCCTATTCGCTTGCGGCATTCGCCAAGCTCGGTTTGCTCGATCGTCTCATCGAGGGTGTCGATGCCGATGCGCCAACCGACGAACAGATCGCGACGGTGCGCCGTGCGCTAACGGAAGCCGCGGCATCGGCACGTACGGGCTCGCGCGAGCTCTCGCGGCGACTCGATTCTGACACGGCGCGCACGACGCGAGCCGCTTCGATCGAGGTCAGGCGCCGTCTCGCGATGCAGTGGGATGCCGTCGACGGATAG
- a CDS encoding CDP-alcohol phosphatidyltransferase family protein — protein MDNRVDSSNRAIPPMPRTWDARFARRLVTPLKTSRVTPNHLTTVRLIVGLAGAAALARSGFAWANAGALLIVLSNFIDHTDGEFARISGKSSKLGHFYDLASDALVTVALFVCMGVGVAAAHDDRPFAEPTWLGGIAGIAVALIFYLRMRIESMAGKDGTKQASAAGFETEDVLYLLPLVTLSHSVEPFIVAASIGAPVFALWVVLDYRRIVRRTRQPEQSSEAWVSR, from the coding sequence ATGGACAATCGCGTCGACTCCTCCAATCGCGCCATCCCTCCCATGCCTCGCACGTGGGACGCCCGGTTCGCTCGCCGTCTCGTCACTCCCCTCAAAACGTCGCGCGTCACCCCGAATCACCTCACAACTGTGCGCCTTATCGTCGGCCTTGCCGGCGCTGCCGCGCTTGCACGAAGCGGATTCGCCTGGGCCAATGCGGGTGCGCTGCTGATCGTCCTGTCCAACTTTATCGATCATACGGACGGAGAATTCGCACGCATCAGCGGCAAATCGAGCAAGCTCGGCCACTTCTACGATCTCGCGAGCGATGCCTTGGTCACGGTCGCGCTGTTCGTCTGCATGGGGGTCGGGGTCGCAGCCGCGCATGACGACCGGCCGTTCGCAGAGCCGACCTGGCTCGGCGGTATCGCCGGCATTGCCGTCGCACTCATCTTCTATCTGCGCATGCGCATCGAATCGATGGCCGGCAAAGACGGAACGAAGCAGGCATCGGCAGCCGGCTTCGAAACCGAGGACGTGCTGTATCTGCTGCCGCTCGTCACGCTCTCGCACAGCGTGGAGCCTTTCATCGTCGCAGCATCGATCGGCGCCCCCGTATTCGCACTCTGGGTCGTGCTCGACTATCGGCGCATTGTGCGCCGCACACGTCAGCCGGAGCAATCTAGCGAAGCATGGGTGTCGCGGTGA
- a CDS encoding porin, whose translation MKKHVFSLVALTAFAAPAFAQNSVTLYGLIDEGFNYTNNVQGNHNYELASGDAQGSRWGLKGAEDLGNGLKAIFQLENGFDVNTGRLNQGGRLFGRQAFVGLSSDFGTVTLGRQYDSVVDYLAPTTANGNWGGYLLSHPFDNDNTDNSFRVDNTIKYASPNYSGLQFGGTYSFSNSTGFSDNRQYSLGGQYQNGGLLVGAAYLQANNPGVTEGGAIATDDANFTSSRLRIFGGGVNYTFGPATAGFVYTNTNISNPTADAYLTSADSLLPVTGPLAGATLNTLKFQNFEVNGKYQLTPAMFIGAQYVYTIENYDTTLGGVTPKIHTFGLMVDYNLSKRTDVYIQGAFQKVAGDSTGSSLDHAYIPGADDLSSTSKQAVARVGIRHKF comes from the coding sequence ATGAAAAAGCATGTGTTTTCTCTCGTCGCGCTGACGGCTTTCGCAGCGCCAGCATTCGCCCAAAACAGCGTCACGTTGTACGGTCTGATCGATGAAGGGTTCAATTACACGAACAACGTGCAGGGCAACCACAATTACGAGCTGGCCAGCGGGGACGCCCAAGGCAGCCGCTGGGGCTTGAAGGGCGCGGAGGATCTGGGCAACGGCCTCAAAGCGATCTTCCAATTGGAAAACGGTTTCGACGTCAACACGGGCCGCTTGAATCAAGGCGGCCGCCTGTTCGGCCGGCAAGCGTTCGTCGGCTTGTCGAGCGACTTCGGTACCGTCACGCTCGGGCGCCAGTACGACTCGGTCGTCGACTATCTCGCGCCGACTACGGCGAACGGCAACTGGGGCGGCTATTTGCTCTCGCATCCGTTCGACAACGACAACACGGACAACTCGTTCCGCGTCGACAACACGATCAAATACGCAAGCCCGAATTATTCCGGCCTCCAATTCGGCGGCACGTACAGCTTCAGCAACAGCACGGGATTTTCCGACAACCGTCAATACAGCCTCGGTGGCCAATACCAGAACGGCGGCTTGCTGGTTGGCGCGGCCTACTTGCAGGCGAACAATCCGGGCGTGACCGAGGGCGGCGCCATCGCAACGGACGACGCGAATTTCACCTCGTCGCGTTTGCGCATTTTCGGTGGCGGCGTCAATTACACGTTCGGGCCTGCGACTGCCGGCTTTGTCTATACGAATACGAACATCAGCAATCCGACGGCCGATGCGTATCTCACGAGCGCCGATTCACTGCTGCCCGTCACCGGGCCGCTCGCCGGTGCGACGTTGAATACGCTGAAGTTCCAGAACTTCGAAGTGAACGGCAAATATCAGCTCACGCCTGCGATGTTCATCGGCGCGCAGTATGTCTATACGATAGAGAACTACGACACGACGCTCGGCGGCGTAACGCCGAAGATTCATACGTTCGGGCTGATGGTCGATTACAACCTCTCGAAGCGCACGGACGTCTACATTCAAGGCGCGTTCCAGAAGGTGGCGGGCGATAGCACGGGCTCTTCGCTCGATCACGCCTACATACCGGGGGCGGACGACTTGTCGAGTACCTCGAAGCAAGCCGTGGCGCGTGTAGGCATTCGTCACAAGTTCTAA
- a CDS encoding fumarylacetoacetate hydrolase family protein, with translation MANTQELAARIVQARRTHTLIDPGSLASCKPANADEAYVVQQLVLDELGGCAGYKIGAPSPTAAPQCSPLPATKVFGAATGIRRSDYARIGLELEIAFSFAEDVDHRLSEQADDVIDAIDTMSVVAEIVDSRFDGWPKVDPLLQLADLQNNGALVIGDTRPYDRNFDFSAPRLSFYCDNHEIFRGTARHSAGDPRRLIAWLVARTLETGHSIPARTVLTTGSYTPFYIATGPGVVRGTIEEFGKIEFEIK, from the coding sequence ATGGCCAACACGCAAGAACTTGCCGCGCGCATTGTGCAGGCGCGCCGCACGCATACGCTGATCGATCCGGGCTCGCTCGCATCGTGCAAGCCGGCCAATGCCGACGAAGCCTATGTCGTGCAGCAGCTCGTGCTCGACGAATTGGGCGGCTGTGCCGGCTACAAGATTGGCGCGCCGTCGCCGACGGCCGCGCCGCAGTGTTCGCCGTTGCCCGCGACGAAGGTGTTCGGTGCGGCCACGGGTATTCGCCGTAGCGACTATGCACGCATCGGTCTCGAACTCGAGATCGCTTTCAGCTTTGCCGAAGACGTCGACCATCGGTTGTCCGAGCAAGCGGATGACGTGATCGATGCGATCGATACGATGTCGGTCGTCGCCGAAATCGTCGACAGTCGCTTCGACGGCTGGCCGAAGGTCGACCCATTGCTTCAGCTTGCCGATTTGCAAAACAACGGAGCGCTCGTGATCGGCGATACGCGGCCGTATGATCGCAACTTCGATTTCAGCGCGCCGCGTCTGAGTTTTTACTGCGACAACCACGAGATTTTTCGAGGCACGGCGCGGCATTCGGCGGGCGATCCACGACGCTTGATTGCGTGGCTCGTGGCGCGAACGTTGGAGACGGGGCATTCGATACCGGCACGCACCGTCTTGACGACGGGTTCCTATACGCCGTTCTACATCGCGACGGGGCCGGGCGTGGTGCGTGGGACGATCGAAGAGTTCGGGAAGATCGAGTTCGAGATCAAGTAG
- a CDS encoding malonate decarboxylase holo-ACP synthase, translating into MSEDQYGQRMHTDSLRNAKEYEAHDLLRLHALPLADDMPAWLPGAFADAPFAVVRRAQAPRGSVAVGFRGHARQQRYGTFVAHEDIESASPPEQLLHRHAGPGRWTLAPFSALRVIVESGCLGSLVWGPTGSVGFELATARPTATDTSDLDLLIRTPSPLVREHARTLRARLGVVERNMGVRIDAQLETPAGGVALSEWAEDKARVLARSACGPSLIADPWASAGSLGEANG; encoded by the coding sequence ATGAGTGAAGATCAATACGGGCAGCGAATGCATACGGACAGCCTTCGAAATGCTAAGGAGTACGAAGCACATGATCTGCTTCGGTTGCACGCGCTCCCCTTGGCCGACGATATGCCCGCGTGGCTCCCCGGCGCGTTCGCCGATGCCCCGTTCGCCGTGGTACGGCGCGCGCAGGCGCCGCGCGGTTCCGTCGCCGTGGGTTTTCGCGGGCACGCTCGGCAGCAACGATACGGGACATTCGTCGCACATGAAGACATCGAGTCCGCATCGCCCCCCGAACAACTCTTGCATCGGCATGCCGGTCCCGGCCGCTGGACGCTCGCGCCGTTTTCGGCGCTGCGTGTCATCGTCGAAAGCGGTTGCCTCGGATCGCTCGTTTGGGGGCCGACCGGCAGCGTGGGCTTCGAGCTCGCGACAGCCCGGCCCACCGCGACCGACACGAGCGATCTCGATCTACTGATTCGAACGCCTTCGCCGCTCGTGCGCGAGCATGCGCGCACGCTACGCGCACGCTTGGGCGTCGTCGAGCGCAACATGGGCGTGCGCATCGATGCGCAACTCGAAACGCCTGCCGGCGGCGTGGCGCTCAGCGAATGGGCCGAAGACAAAGCGCGCGTACTGGCGCGTTCGGCATGCGGCCCAAGCCTCATCGCCGATCCCTGGGCGAGCGCGGGCTCGCTCGGCGAGGCGAACGGCTGA
- a CDS encoding GntR family transcriptional regulator, which produces MTDATNRFPLEVESDPGLPLAAVAVAPRTSASRMVADALRAAIVDGRLPPGAPLRQDAVARHFSVSAIPVREALRQLESEGWARVEMHKGATVAPLSADEAREIYEIRAALESLAITLAIPNHTEETLREVQALHEAAELERDPALYVARNEAFHMSLYALAGRPQLIDMIGTLHRRGERYLRVKFGLPEHKRVSDQEHAQLLRFVRRKDIPAAQKLIAEHLLGTGQLLYRLLSEQASASGTPARKRGNASAPEGSMLAPKKRGRRTHG; this is translated from the coding sequence ATGACTGACGCAACGAATCGTTTTCCCTTAGAGGTCGAGTCCGACCCAGGCCTGCCGCTTGCAGCGGTAGCCGTCGCGCCACGCACGAGCGCATCGCGCATGGTGGCCGATGCGCTGCGCGCAGCGATCGTCGATGGTCGGCTGCCGCCCGGCGCACCGCTGCGCCAGGACGCCGTGGCCCGCCATTTTTCGGTCAGCGCGATTCCGGTGCGCGAGGCGCTGCGTCAACTCGAAAGCGAAGGATGGGCGAGGGTCGAAATGCACAAAGGGGCCACGGTCGCCCCGCTGTCGGCCGACGAAGCGCGCGAGATCTATGAAATTCGCGCGGCGCTCGAAAGCCTTGCGATTACGCTCGCGATCCCGAACCACACCGAGGAAACCTTGCGTGAAGTGCAAGCGCTCCACGAAGCAGCGGAACTCGAACGCGATCCCGCGCTCTACGTGGCGCGCAACGAAGCGTTTCACATGAGCCTGTATGCGCTCGCGGGCCGCCCGCAATTGATCGACATGATCGGCACGCTGCATCGGCGCGGCGAGCGCTACTTGCGCGTCAAGTTCGGCTTGCCCGAGCACAAGCGCGTCTCCGATCAAGAACACGCACAGTTGCTGCGCTTCGTCCGCCGCAAAGACATTCCGGCTGCGCAAAAGCTGATCGCCGAGCATTTGCTCGGCACCGGACAACTGCTCTATCGTCTGCTGAGCGAACAAGCATCCGCGTCGGGCACTCCCGCACGCAAGCGCGGCAATGCATCGGCGCCGGAAGGGTCGATGCTCGCGCCGAAAAAGCGCGGCAGGCGTACTCACGGATAG